From the genome of Vulpes lagopus strain Blue_001 chromosome 2, ASM1834538v1, whole genome shotgun sequence, one region includes:
- the LOC121484904 gene encoding basic proline-rich protein-like, whose protein sequence is MPPESTSPDLAEESRGPHLTPRGCPVPGTAPRGPDHAAPGRQPPPPRRLDCEGIQGAGSPALPADPRRGCPREDRTLAPGSARTGSAKAPLTEGPPGLGLARRREPASAHVWPCPRHHPPPSTGGSQKPCGADAKVVLLSCRTSFLSSGVTGAGAGPPDEGPPGGLGRRERGKAFPTRVRKGAQEPCPGAVSRAPAPRTCQRGIAPASGAKVRPESLDLGVRALRTPPPAPGPPDHPLSRGPEPERRVTKLGPCAPALRLSSQSPDPRASCRPAPPETRDPETDGAAGATLSGVPPWPAAAWGHIHPQGCDTPGAGPTSSSCPHCTREGPPGAHDPECLGHSEERVSADRGGGDAGLALQAQGPVPSWPCGAAAEPELPPRATGSLAVRAAC, encoded by the exons ATGCCCCCAGAGTCCACGTCCCCGGACCTCGCAGAGGAGTCCCGAGGCCCCCACCTGACACCCCGGGGCTGCCCCGTCCCAGGGACGGCCCCACGAGGCCCTGACCACGCGGCTCCAGGACGCCAGCCACCTCCCCCCCGGCGTTTGGACTGCGAGGGCATCCAGGGCGCGGGGTCACCCGCCCTCCCCGCTGACCCACGCAGGGGCTGCCCCAGGGAAGACAGGACCCTGGCCCCGG ggtctGCACGAACAGGCTCAGCCAAGGCGCCCCTGACAGAAGGACCCCCGGGACTAGGCCTGGCGCGCCGCCGAGAGCCAGCGAGCGCCCACGTGTGGCCGTGCCCGCGTCACCACCCTCCCCCGTCCACGGGCGGGTCACAGAAGCCCTGTGGGGCGGATGCCAAGGTCGTCTTGCTGTCTTGTCGGACGTCCTTCCTGTCCTCCGGGGTGACGGGTGCCGGAGCCGGGCCGCCTGACGAAGGGCCTCCCG GCGGCCTTGGCCGGAGGGAGCGGGGAAAGGCCTTCCCGACGCGGGTGCGCAAGGGGGCCCAGGAACCCTGCCCGGGGGCGGTGAGCCGAGCCCCAGCTCCGCGCACCTGCCAGCGGGGGATCGCGCCGGCCTCGGGTGCAAAAGTAAGGCCTGAAAGCCTGGATCTCGGGGTTCGGGCTCTGAGGACTCCGCCGCCCGCTCCAGGCCCCCCGGACCACCCGCTCTCCCGCGGCCCGGAGCCCGAGAGGAGGGTGACGAAGCTCGGTCCCTGCGCCCCTGCGCTGCGGCTCAGCTCTCAGAGCCCAG ACCCTCGGGCCAGCTGCCGCCCGGCACCTCCTGAGACGCGGGACCCCGAGACGGACGGGGCTGCAGGTGCTACGCTCAGCGGGGTCCCTCCCTGGCCCGCGGCAGCCTGGGGCCACATCCACCCTCAAGGCTGTGACACT CCGGGCGCCGGGCCCACGAGCAGCAGCTGCCCTCACTGCACGCGGGAGGGGCCACCGGGCGCCCACGACCCGGAGTGTCTGGGCCACTCCGAGGAACGCGTCTCAG CTGACCGAGGGGGAGGTGACGCGGGGCTGGCGCTGCAGGCACAGGGCCCCGTCCCCTCCTGGCCCTGCGGAGCTGCCGCTGAGCCCGAGCTCCCCCCACGTGCCACCGGCTCCCTGGCCGTCCGGGCCGCTTGCTAA